The Candidatus Dormiibacterota bacterium genome window below encodes:
- a CDS encoding enoyl-ACP reductase codes for MGLLDGKIALVTGVANRWSIATGIARALHAHGARLCFIYQGERVRDEVEKLAAELGGAHCYPCDVSSDEALADLAAAVRRDYGHLDVLVHSIAYTRKEDLQGKVYTTSRDGFALALDISSYSLIALSNAFVDLFADGASIMALTYLGSTAIVPNYNLAGIAKAALEAIVRYLAYDLGPRGIRVNAISAGPISTASSRQVHGLRYILDMVAAESPLRRNVTPEDVGKTAVYLASDLSGAVTAEVHFVDSGFHAMGVFANSRPVDSPT; via the coding sequence GTGGGACTTTTAGATGGCAAGATCGCACTGGTCACCGGCGTCGCCAATCGATGGTCGATTGCTACCGGTATCGCGCGAGCCTTACACGCGCACGGGGCTCGACTCTGTTTCATCTATCAGGGTGAACGCGTTCGCGACGAGGTCGAAAAACTTGCCGCGGAACTTGGGGGAGCGCACTGCTACCCGTGCGACGTAAGTTCGGACGAAGCTCTTGCCGATTTGGCCGCAGCCGTGCGCCGAGACTACGGCCACCTCGACGTGCTGGTCCATTCCATCGCCTATACTCGTAAAGAAGATCTGCAGGGTAAGGTATACACGACTTCGCGCGACGGGTTTGCGCTAGCGCTCGACATCTCATCGTATTCACTGATCGCGCTCTCGAACGCGTTCGTCGATCTTTTTGCCGACGGCGCCAGCATCATGGCGTTAACGTATCTCGGTTCGACGGCGATCGTGCCGAATTACAACCTGGCCGGCATCGCGAAAGCCGCGCTGGAAGCGATCGTGCGCTATCTCGCGTACGATCTTGGCCCGCGCGGAATCCGCGTCAATGCCATTTCGGCCGGGCCGATTTCAACGGCGAGTTCGCGCCAGGTCCATGGACTGCGATACATTCTCGATATGGTGGCTGCAGAATCGCCGTTGCGCCGGAACGTGACGCCGGAGGATGTCGGTAAGACGGCCGTCTATCTCGCCTCGGATCTTTCGGGTGCCGTGACGGCGGAAGTGCATTTTGTCGACTCGGGCTTCCACGCCATGGGTGTCTTTGCCAATTCGCGCCCCGTAGACTCCCCGACATAG
- a CDS encoding tautomerase family protein, with amino-acid sequence MPLVRIDLPAGSSPEYRSAVGDVVYTAMTETLNVPKDDRFLVIAEHAKADLVIDPTYLGVQRSDAAIVIQLTLNEGRTVELKRAFYKAVADTLHERLKLRREDVFISLVEVKKENWSFGNGEAQYAT; translated from the coding sequence ATGCCACTGGTTCGAATCGATCTCCCCGCCGGTTCATCGCCCGAGTACCGCAGCGCCGTCGGTGATGTGGTGTACACCGCGATGACCGAGACGCTCAACGTGCCCAAGGACGATCGCTTCCTGGTGATCGCCGAACATGCCAAAGCCGATCTCGTGATCGACCCAACGTATCTCGGCGTCCAACGCAGCGACGCCGCGATCGTCATACAACTCACGCTCAACGAAGGACGCACCGTCGAGCTCAAGCGCGCGTTCTACAAAGCCGTCGCCGACACTCTCCACGAACGCCTCAAACTCCGCCGCGAGGACGTCTTCATCAGCCTAGTCGAGGTGAAGAAAGAGAACTGGTCCTTCGGCAACGGCGAAGCCCAATACGCGACGTAA
- a CDS encoding methionine synthase: protein MLFPTTIAGSLPKPSWLAETERLWPQWRQSGDALAEAMRDATRIALFEQERAGIDVVTDGEQSRAHFVHGFVAGVEGVDFAKKVRRGIRADRYEADCPSVVAPIRRKNSVHAAEVGFARGVTDRTLKVTIPGPMTIVDTLYDGFYGSRRDLAFAFAEVIRDEILDLCALGVDVVQLDEPAFNVFFEEVDQWGIDALDACIRDVPCKTAVHVCYGYGIQANIDWKHSLGTHWDQYDIVLPMLARSTVDQVAIELAGSRVPPHVLAHLKTKSVAVGVIDVASDEIERPEDVARTIETALEYLPPESIVATTNCGMAPMARSAAYGKLHALAEGARTMRARYASATAQH from the coding sequence ATGCTCTTTCCAACGACGATCGCCGGTAGCCTCCCAAAACCGTCTTGGCTTGCCGAGACGGAGCGCCTCTGGCCGCAATGGCGCCAGAGCGGGGACGCCCTGGCCGAGGCGATGCGCGACGCGACAAGGATTGCGCTATTCGAACAGGAGCGCGCGGGGATCGACGTCGTGACCGACGGTGAACAATCTCGCGCACACTTCGTCCATGGGTTCGTCGCCGGTGTCGAAGGAGTCGACTTTGCGAAAAAGGTGCGGCGCGGCATCCGCGCCGATCGCTATGAAGCCGATTGCCCGAGCGTCGTCGCTCCAATTCGCCGCAAGAACAGCGTGCACGCGGCAGAGGTGGGTTTCGCGCGCGGCGTGACCGACCGAACGTTGAAGGTCACCATTCCCGGGCCGATGACGATTGTGGATACCCTGTACGACGGATTCTATGGCTCGCGGCGCGATCTCGCGTTCGCCTTCGCAGAGGTGATTCGCGATGAGATTCTCGATCTCTGTGCGCTCGGTGTCGACGTCGTTCAGCTCGACGAGCCGGCGTTTAACGTGTTTTTCGAAGAGGTTGACCAGTGGGGTATCGACGCCCTTGACGCCTGCATTCGCGACGTGCCGTGCAAGACGGCCGTCCACGTTTGCTACGGTTACGGGATTCAAGCGAACATCGACTGGAAACATTCGCTCGGCACTCATTGGGATCAGTACGACATCGTGCTTCCGATGTTGGCGCGCAGCACCGTCGACCAAGTAGCGATCGAGCTTGCCGGGTCGCGCGTCCCTCCGCACGTGCTCGCGCATCTCAAGACGAAATCCGTCGCGGTCGGCGTCATCGACGTCGCCTCCGACGAGATCGAACGGCCGGAAGACGTCGCACGAACGATCGAAACTGCGCTCGAATATCTGCCTCCGGAATCGATCGTCGCAACGACGAACTGCGGCATGGCCCCCATGGCACGCAGCGCCGCCTATGGGAAACTTCACGCCCTCGCCGAGGGAGCGCGAACCATGAGAGCGCGCTACGCCTCCGCTACCGCACAGCACTGA